One Fulvia fulva chromosome 8, complete sequence DNA window includes the following coding sequences:
- a CDS encoding Replication factor A protein 2 — MDYGYSTTSYGAQGGANGGGFMPGSQGEGSATKKNSYGKDTLRPVTIKQLIDAHHPHPGADHFVIDESECTQVTFVGQIRNISTQTTNVTYKLDDGTGTIEVKLWIDAEAIENPDDPRNQKPKPEEQGYARVWGRLKAFNNKRHVGANIIRPVQDYNEISYHLLEATAVHLHFTKGPLEALQANGGAAAAAQQNGYGAQQQMTNGGDSGLAGITPVARRVYQCLKTSPQTNEGLHAQDIATRTGMEMTEVLKAGDELMGLGKVYTTVDDHTWALLDL; from the exons ATGG ACTACGGCTACTCCACCACATCGTATGGTGCGCAGGGAGGAGCGAATGGCGGTGGCTTCATGCCCGGAAGTCAAGGTGAAGGCTCAGCCACCAAGAAGAACTCATACGGCAAGGACACTTTGCGACCCGTGACCATCAAGCAGCTCATCGACGCCCACCACCCACATCCAGGCGCAGACCATTTTGTGATTGATGAGAGCGAGTGCACACAAGTGACATTCGTGGGACAAATACGGAACATCAGCACACAGACTACGAACGTCACCTATAAGCTGGATGATGGGACTG GCACAATCGAAGTCAAGCTCTGGATCGACGCCGAAGCGATCGAGAACCCGGACGACCCGCGCAACCAAAAGCCGAAGCCAGAAGAGCAAGGTTACGCCCGTGTCTGGGGACGTCTCAAGGCCTTCAACAACAAGCGCCACGTTGGCGCCAACATTATTCGCCCGGTACAAGATTACAACGAGATCAGCTATCATCTTCTTGAGGCAACAGCAGTCCACCTTCACTTCACCAAGGGTCCACTTGAAGCACTGCAGGCAAACGGAggagcagcagcagcagcacaGCAGAACGGCTACGGCGCACAGCAACAGATGACAAATGGTGGAGACTCCGGTCTTGCTGGCATAACTCCCGTTGCGCGGAGAGTATACCAATGTCTGAAGACGTCGCCTCAGACGAACGAAGGTCTCCATGCGCAGGACATCGCGACCCGGACGGGGATGGAAATGACCGAAGTCTTGAAGGCGGGAGACGAACTGATGGGGCTCGGGAAGGTATACACTACAGTGGACGACCACACTTGGGCGCTGCTGGACCTTTAG